Proteins encoded within one genomic window of Flavobacterium oreochromis:
- a CDS encoding SAM hydrolase/SAM-dependent halogenase family protein produces the protein MSIITLTTDFGLKDHFVGALKGKIFTQIPNAQIVDISHQIDLFNIIEASYVISAAYYNFPKGTVHLIGVDSEQTSTTKHLVVYWNEHYFVCADNGIMSLVCQNQKPDSITEINVANHLPKTATDTDILLAVACHIAKGGQLDVIGKKIEQLKPQNQLQEIVETNKIKGNVIYIDHYGNCVTNITRNSFEKLSIEKKFEIKFGNKTIKKIHRSYSDFNIREGYTLKDYEGEKLALFNEAGYLEIAIFKSNPNTTGTAKSLLGLKYRDTVSVIFE, from the coding sequence ATGTCAATAATTACACTTACTACCGATTTTGGACTCAAAGACCACTTTGTAGGTGCACTAAAGGGAAAAATTTTCACACAAATCCCTAATGCTCAAATTGTTGACATTTCTCACCAAATAGATTTATTTAATATAATAGAAGCTAGTTACGTAATTAGTGCAGCATATTATAATTTTCCAAAAGGCACGGTTCATCTAATTGGGGTAGATAGTGAACAAACTAGTACTACAAAACATCTTGTTGTATATTGGAATGAACACTACTTTGTTTGTGCTGATAACGGAATTATGAGTTTAGTTTGTCAAAATCAGAAACCAGATAGTATAACTGAAATAAATGTTGCTAATCATCTACCTAAAACAGCTACTGATACGGATATCTTGTTAGCTGTTGCTTGTCATATTGCAAAAGGAGGACAACTGGATGTAATTGGCAAAAAAATTGAACAATTAAAGCCGCAAAATCAACTACAAGAAATAGTAGAGACAAATAAAATAAAAGGAAATGTTATATACATAGACCACTACGGAAATTGTGTAACAAACATTACCAGAAATTCCTTTGAAAAATTAAGTATTGAGAAAAAATTTGAAATAAAATTTGGTAATAAAACCATCAAAAAAATACATCGTTCTTATTCTGATTTTAATATCCGAGAAGGTTATACGCTAAAAGACTATGAAGGTGAAAAATTAGCACTTTTTAATGAAGCAGGCTATCTTGAAATTGCTATTTTCAAGAGTAATCCAAACACTACTGGTACAGCTAAATCACTATTAGGTCTAAAATATAGAGATACAGTCAGCGTTATTTTTGAATAA
- a CDS encoding PhoH family protein → MNERVIELENIAPKEFWGAHDKHLESIKKYYPKLKIVARGTTLKAFGEEEVLDEFEVRFRRLMLHFTRFNSIDDNVIMRIVEGDVQQTNQMSDHDKILVHGVGGKLIKAMTPNQQLLVDTLQKNDMVFAVGPAGTGKTYTGVALAVRALKEKQVKRIILTRPAVEAGENLGFLPGDMKEKLDPYMQPLYDALRDMIPPQTLEDYIMKGIIQIAPLAFMRGRTLDNAFVILDEAQNTTHSQMKMFLTRMGKNAKFIITGDPGQVDLPRRTISGLKEALLVLKNVEGIGIIYLDDKDIVRHKLVKKIIDAYKSIENQD, encoded by the coding sequence TTGAACGAAAGAGTTATAGAATTAGAAAATATTGCCCCTAAAGAATTTTGGGGAGCCCATGATAAACATTTAGAAAGTATAAAAAAATATTATCCAAAACTTAAAATTGTAGCTAGAGGTACAACATTAAAAGCTTTTGGAGAAGAAGAAGTTTTAGATGAATTTGAAGTACGTTTTCGTAGACTAATGTTACATTTTACTCGTTTTAACAGTATAGATGATAATGTTATTATGCGAATTGTAGAAGGTGATGTACAACAAACTAACCAAATGTCAGATCATGATAAAATATTAGTACATGGAGTAGGAGGAAAGTTGATAAAAGCAATGACTCCTAATCAGCAATTATTAGTAGATACTTTACAAAAAAATGATATGGTTTTTGCTGTAGGACCAGCAGGAACAGGAAAAACTTATACAGGGGTTGCTTTAGCTGTTAGAGCATTAAAAGAAAAACAAGTTAAAAGAATTATATTAACTCGACCAGCTGTAGAAGCAGGAGAAAATTTAGGTTTTTTACCGGGTGATATGAAAGAAAAATTAGATCCCTATATGCAGCCACTTTATGATGCCTTACGTGATATGATTCCTCCTCAAACTTTAGAAGATTATATTATGAAAGGTATTATTCAAATTGCCCCCCTTGCATTTATGAGAGGTAGAACATTAGATAATGCGTTTGTTATATTAGATGAAGCTCAAAATACTACGCATAGTCAAATGAAAATGTTCCTTACTCGTATGGGGAAAAATGCTAAATTTATTATTACAGGAGATCCAGGTCAAGTAGATTTACCTCGTAGAACGATATCAGGTTTAAAAGAAGCTCTTTTAGTCTTAAAAAATGTAGAAGGAATAGGAATTATTTATCTAGATGATAAAGATATTGTACGTCACAAATTAGTTAAAAAAATTATTGATGCGTACAAGAGTATAGAAAATCAAGATTAA